A single region of the Gracilibacillus caseinilyticus genome encodes:
- a CDS encoding acyl-CoA thioesterase, with the protein MKESYIRETLAVKVSHVFPPDTNNHGTLFGGKLMSYIDDIASISAMRHSRSPVVTASTDSVDFLAPIGTEESVCIESFVTWTGTSSMEIFVKVLAENLITGERTIAATAFLTFVAIDDNGKPVPVPKVIPQTEEEKYLHETARSRVEERKKRKKASKELAGFIHKGKPWET; encoded by the coding sequence ATGAAAGAGTCTTATATTAGAGAAACACTAGCAGTTAAAGTCAGCCACGTCTTCCCGCCTGACACGAATAATCATGGGACACTATTTGGTGGGAAATTAATGAGTTATATTGATGACATTGCCTCTATTTCGGCGATGAGACATTCCAGAAGTCCTGTTGTGACCGCTTCTACCGATTCTGTTGATTTTCTCGCTCCGATTGGAACGGAAGAGTCGGTTTGTATAGAATCATTTGTCACCTGGACGGGGACAAGTTCGATGGAGATATTTGTAAAAGTATTGGCGGAAAACCTGATCACTGGTGAACGAACCATTGCTGCTACAGCTTTTCTGACGTTTGTCGCCATTGATGACAACGGGAAGCCTGTACCTGTTCCAAAAGTCATTCCGCAAACAGAGGAAGAAAAATACTTACATGAAACTGCTCGCAGTCGAGTGGAAGAACGAAAGAAGCGTAAAAAAGCGAGTAAAGAACTGGCTGGTTTTATTCATAAAGGAAAACCATGGGAGACCTGA
- a CDS encoding AAA family ATPase — translation MMKLLDYQVTDQLVTTSEWELWRALSKGDQKPVLIKLLRANATSQQKSAFIHEFYTIKDQQIYGLLKPITLEQENAQPFIVMENFYSESFSDWLDSSSPMFELSHFLKQTIQLTTILFSVHQHHIIHQRVHPDHILIDPKSQQFRLTGFHQSTKLSREMLPVTDHTYQINDLAFLSPEQTGKMNRSVDYRTDLYSLGILFYLMTTGKLPFNSQDPSDVIHSHLAQTAVPPHRINTNIPEMISLIIMKLLEKMPEHRYQSTSGLKKDLEKCLRTYQSSDRIDSFPLAESDAQPLLEKSLELYGREQELSQLLAMFEGLKHGVPSLLLVPGPSGVGKTALVQHLHKPLLHRKGYFVSGKFVQYQQHIPYAPVLDAFRSLIRQVLTEDSSRVQLWKEKLEDALSHNAWLIANFIPEIAWLIGSQQEGIDLPPQAIHHRFLLAVRKFVEVFASSDHPLVLFIDDLQWADNATLDLIDHLLTNPDERNLLIIGAYRDNEIVIGQPFELFLKQLHGKEISMSTIPVAPLTKQNVEEWLMDVFSFDINKAQSLAEVTYRITKGNPFFINQWLQLLNQDQVLQFDISTATWHINLHLLQQISVTDSMIDLMLNQLNRLPTETVKLLQLASCIGSTFNLQLVSKVSQQSFRESATRVWEAMEEGLILPLENRYKWFYPDSDRQLLEGESPSYRFLHDKIRQAFYTSMTEIERERHHIAIAKVLIDQFSDQEWEEAIFSIVNHLNSALDQLDDRQRIDLIKWNRLAGSKARQTAAFESALMFYQQSYQLLPEQSWRHLYEETFRVMFGYGEALYLNRKFSEAETIFEEMLYQAKTKREQLSIYNLKIMLYNHIHEVEKAVDSGLTGTELFGLKVKERPGNAMIALEYLKTKLALRKKKKIDLLHLPVVLNKDEKLIMRTMINTNASAYHVNQNLATVLMLRALRLILKFGDMDVAALVYNNYALTLGAGFGDYKASYQFGQLALQHVKKSGDRALQARVYFVYGTFINHWKHHMRLSLDYLERSQQLCIETGNLHLAGSNSAFIGLTHVIKGDRLDEVKAGIDRQLIFANKNEYALSDDLLKEILDWIEILSDEKIQPTWNLPGFTDDLSTTIIHKTLRLQMAYLFEEDAVAKTLIEELEALVKGNRLILVIIPEFYFYHSLWLIRFMQSNKKTRKDNRRKVKANLKRLKKWAVYAPDNYMHKYLLVKAEMKQLSGNDQGAVADYHQAISLAESNRFLQDAAIASHRAAEFYLSRKIDRTAKSYATEAYNGYLYWGASHLAERFRYQYSHLLLQVKQDQTESLHVGLAEKLDTEALFEAARLLSSEVVFDQLITKLMDVFIKYAGAEHASFLLQYEKDLGLVGFHHMELGVEVYQRARPIEYHLCLSSAVVHYVATSREAVVLDHATNIGAFTEDAYIKREQVKSVLCLPLMHQDKLVAVLYMENNKSTHIFTHERLNKLSFIASQAAVAIENAYLYRELEEKVKNRTQLLNASNHQLTIVNQQLSQQKEKIQHLLSNVSHDLQSPIAVVKGYISTLRDGLVQDPNKQNEYLHIMHDKIDGLNKLIKDLFDLSKLESGNLRFSMDIIPVRQLYNHLAKHLKSDVEQAHLHFKGWYDEKLIDASPLIEVDPRRIEQVMMNLVSNAIKHTASGSIEIGIVKEETETVTFFVRDTGKGISQSDIPYLFDRYFTKNDKEGNGLGLAICKEIVEYHQGELWVESKELIGTTFYFSLPVVFSSLSVTEG, via the coding sequence ATGATGAAACTATTAGATTATCAAGTTACGGATCAATTAGTCACTACTAGTGAATGGGAATTGTGGAGAGCGTTATCTAAAGGTGATCAAAAACCAGTGTTGATTAAATTATTACGTGCTAACGCTACCTCGCAGCAAAAATCGGCATTTATCCATGAATTTTATACTATAAAAGATCAGCAAATTTATGGTCTGCTAAAACCGATTACGCTGGAGCAAGAGAATGCTCAACCATTTATTGTAATGGAAAATTTTTATTCCGAATCTTTTTCCGATTGGTTAGATTCTTCTTCTCCTATGTTTGAGTTGTCTCATTTTTTGAAGCAGACTATTCAATTAACAACTATACTGTTTTCGGTCCATCAGCATCATATTATCCACCAAAGGGTACATCCTGACCACATTCTGATCGATCCTAAAAGTCAGCAATTCAGACTGACAGGATTTCATCAATCGACGAAGCTATCGAGAGAAATGTTACCAGTAACCGATCATACCTATCAGATAAATGACCTTGCTTTTTTGTCACCGGAACAAACCGGCAAGATGAACCGATCCGTCGATTATCGTACAGATTTATATTCTTTAGGTATTCTATTTTATCTGATGACTACTGGGAAGCTCCCATTTAACAGTCAGGATCCATCAGATGTCATTCACTCACATCTTGCCCAAACAGCTGTCCCACCTCATCGCATCAATACGAATATCCCTGAAATGATCTCACTAATTATCATGAAGCTATTGGAAAAAATGCCAGAACACAGGTATCAGAGTACTTCAGGCTTAAAGAAAGACCTAGAAAAATGTCTTCGAACATATCAATCCAGTGATCGGATTGATTCATTTCCTTTAGCAGAAAGTGATGCACAGCCGTTGCTGGAGAAGTCTTTGGAATTATATGGAAGAGAACAAGAGCTCTCACAGTTACTAGCTATGTTCGAAGGTCTAAAGCATGGTGTACCTTCTCTATTACTGGTGCCAGGACCTTCCGGTGTTGGAAAAACAGCGCTAGTTCAACATCTCCATAAGCCGTTACTTCATAGAAAGGGCTATTTTGTTTCGGGTAAATTTGTTCAATATCAGCAGCATATACCATATGCACCAGTGCTGGATGCCTTCCGATCATTAATTAGACAAGTACTGACAGAGGATAGCAGCAGAGTTCAATTGTGGAAAGAAAAACTTGAAGATGCTCTTTCTCATAATGCGTGGCTTATTGCTAATTTTATTCCTGAAATTGCGTGGCTTATTGGAAGTCAGCAAGAAGGAATAGATCTCCCACCACAAGCGATTCATCACCGCTTTTTATTGGCAGTACGAAAATTCGTGGAAGTTTTTGCATCAAGTGATCATCCATTGGTTTTATTTATTGATGATTTGCAGTGGGCAGACAATGCTACTTTGGACTTGATTGACCATTTGCTAACCAATCCAGATGAAAGAAATCTTTTGATCATTGGTGCCTATCGTGACAATGAGATAGTTATTGGCCAACCATTTGAATTATTCTTAAAGCAGCTACATGGGAAAGAGATAAGTATGTCGACTATTCCTGTAGCGCCATTAACGAAGCAGAATGTAGAAGAATGGCTAATGGATGTGTTTTCGTTTGATATAAACAAGGCACAATCATTAGCAGAAGTAACCTATCGCATTACAAAAGGAAATCCTTTTTTTATCAATCAATGGTTGCAGTTGCTCAATCAAGATCAAGTTCTTCAATTCGATATAAGTACAGCTACTTGGCATATTAACCTTCACCTATTACAACAAATATCTGTGACTGATTCGATGATTGATTTAATGTTGAATCAATTAAACAGATTGCCAACTGAAACAGTAAAGCTTCTGCAGTTAGCTTCCTGTATTGGTTCTACATTTAATCTTCAGTTAGTATCAAAGGTCTCTCAGCAGAGCTTCAGGGAAAGCGCAACACGTGTATGGGAGGCGATGGAAGAAGGATTGATATTGCCGTTGGAGAACCGTTATAAATGGTTCTATCCTGATAGTGACAGGCAATTATTAGAGGGGGAATCACCAAGCTACCGGTTTTTACATGATAAGATTAGACAAGCGTTTTATACATCGATGACGGAAATAGAGAGGGAGAGACATCATATTGCTATTGCGAAAGTATTGATTGACCAATTTTCTGATCAAGAATGGGAGGAAGCTATTTTTTCAATTGTGAACCATTTAAATAGTGCGCTGGATCAATTGGATGATAGACAACGGATAGATTTAATTAAATGGAATCGTCTCGCAGGTTCCAAGGCAAGGCAGACTGCGGCATTTGAGTCAGCACTCATGTTTTATCAACAATCTTATCAGTTATTACCTGAACAGAGTTGGCGACACTTATATGAAGAAACATTTCGGGTAATGTTTGGATACGGAGAAGCATTATACCTGAACAGAAAGTTTAGTGAAGCGGAAACAATATTTGAAGAAATGCTGTATCAAGCCAAAACCAAGCGGGAGCAATTGTCTATATATAACTTGAAAATTATGCTGTACAACCATATACATGAAGTGGAAAAGGCAGTAGATTCCGGGTTGACCGGTACAGAATTATTTGGTTTAAAAGTGAAGGAAAGACCAGGTAATGCCATGATTGCGTTAGAATATTTGAAAACAAAGCTTGCATTACGAAAAAAGAAAAAAATAGATTTATTACACTTGCCTGTTGTGTTAAATAAAGATGAAAAATTAATTATGCGAACTATGATTAACACGAATGCATCTGCTTACCATGTTAATCAAAATTTGGCAACTGTATTAATGCTGAGAGCTTTACGCTTGATTTTGAAATTTGGTGATATGGATGTTGCTGCTTTGGTCTATAATAACTATGCTTTAACATTAGGTGCTGGCTTTGGAGATTACAAGGCTAGCTATCAATTTGGACAGCTTGCACTTCAACACGTAAAGAAGTCTGGAGACAGAGCGCTGCAGGCACGTGTCTATTTTGTCTATGGTACGTTTATTAATCATTGGAAGCATCACATGCGTTTAAGTCTGGATTATTTAGAGCGGTCGCAACAGCTTTGTATCGAAACAGGAAACCTTCATTTAGCTGGTTCTAACAGTGCATTTATTGGTTTAACACATGTGATCAAAGGAGATCGATTAGATGAAGTTAAAGCAGGGATAGACCGACAACTTATTTTTGCTAATAAAAATGAATATGCACTTTCAGATGACTTATTAAAAGAAATATTAGATTGGATAGAGATTTTATCGGATGAAAAAATCCAGCCAACCTGGAATTTGCCTGGATTTACTGATGATTTGTCAACAACTATTATTCATAAAACACTTCGGTTACAGATGGCTTATCTGTTTGAGGAAGACGCGGTTGCCAAGACATTAATAGAGGAATTAGAGGCTTTGGTTAAGGGAAACCGCTTAATCCTTGTTATCATTCCAGAATTTTATTTTTATCATTCCTTATGGTTGATAAGATTTATGCAAAGTAATAAGAAAACAAGGAAAGATAACCGCAGAAAGGTGAAAGCCAATCTGAAAAGACTAAAGAAGTGGGCAGTATATGCGCCAGATAACTATATGCACAAGTATTTACTTGTCAAAGCAGAAATGAAGCAATTATCTGGTAATGATCAAGGAGCTGTAGCTGACTATCATCAGGCGATATCCTTAGCAGAATCTAACCGTTTTTTACAAGATGCAGCAATTGCTAGTCATCGGGCTGCTGAGTTTTATCTCTCCAGAAAGATAGATCGTACAGCGAAATCTTATGCAACGGAAGCATATAACGGCTATTTGTACTGGGGGGCAAGTCATTTGGCAGAAAGGTTCAGATATCAATATTCCCATTTATTGTTGCAGGTGAAGCAGGATCAAACAGAATCACTCCATGTTGGCCTCGCAGAAAAGTTAGATACGGAAGCGTTATTTGAAGCTGCACGACTTTTATCGAGTGAAGTAGTATTTGATCAATTAATTACAAAGTTGATGGATGTCTTTATTAAATATGCAGGTGCAGAGCATGCCTCCTTCCTGTTGCAGTATGAAAAAGACTTGGGATTAGTCGGATTTCATCATATGGAGCTAGGTGTTGAAGTATATCAACGGGCTAGACCTATTGAATACCATTTATGTTTGTCCAGTGCTGTTGTTCACTACGTGGCAACAAGTCGGGAAGCGGTAGTATTGGATCATGCAACAAATATAGGGGCATTTACGGAGGATGCTTATATTAAAAGAGAGCAAGTAAAATCTGTTTTATGTCTGCCGTTAATGCATCAGGATAAATTAGTTGCTGTGTTATATATGGAAAATAATAAATCTACACATATATTTACCCATGAACGTTTGAACAAATTGTCTTTCATTGCTTCTCAGGCAGCTGTAGCGATTGAAAATGCTTATTTATATAGAGAATTGGAAGAAAAGGTGAAAAATCGAACACAGTTATTAAACGCATCCAACCACCAGTTAACCATCGTGAATCAGCAACTTTCTCAGCAAAAAGAAAAAATACAGCATTTACTGTCCAATGTGTCACATGATTTACAATCACCTATTGCGGTTGTTAAAGGGTACATAAGTACTTTGCGGGATGGGTTGGTGCAAGATCCTAATAAACAAAATGAATATTTACACATTATGCATGACAAAATTGATGGCTTAAATAAGTTGATAAAAGATCTGTTTGATTTATCAAAATTGGAGTCGGGAAATTTGCGTTTTTCAATGGATATTATCCCCGTTAGACAATTGTATAACCATTTAGCTAAGCATTTAAAGAGCGATGTTGAACAGGCACATTTACACTTCAAGGGTTGGTATGATGAGAAATTAATAGACGCATCACCATTGATTGAAGTAGATCCAAGACGGATAGAGCAAGTCATGATGAATTTAGTTTCCAATGCTATCAAGCATACCGCTTCTGGCAGTATAGAGATAGGAATCGTAAAAGAAGAAACAGAAACAGTTACTTTTTTCGTTCGCGATACAGGAAAAGGGATTAGTCAATCTGACATTCCATACCTCTTTGATCGTTATTTTACTAAAAATGACAAGGAGGGTAATGGGTTAGGGCTTGCTATTTGTAAAGAGATTGTTGAATATCACCAAGGAGAGCTATGGGTGGAAAGTAAAGAGCTTATAGGCACAACTTTTTATTTTTCTTTACCTGTTGTTTTCAGTTCTTTATCAGTGACAGAAGGTTAA
- a CDS encoding response regulator transcription factor: MAGEKILIADDDHDIQIIISMYMKENGYQVLTAADGIEALQIVEKETPDLIILDVMMPKLDGYELCQALQKITDVPILFFSSKHEDVDKILGLGVGGDDFIEKSTSPSVLIAKVKAHLRRYRNIGLPRKQRGYSNQNTDTIEFPGLQINLDSAVVKLYDKPLHLSAKEFQILCLLAQNPEKVFSVEKIFELIWDENHFGDYRTVMVHISNLRKKLENNHGKVIYIETVRGIGYKFKA, from the coding sequence ATGGCAGGGGAAAAAATCCTAATAGCAGATGACGATCACGATATTCAAATAATTATCTCGATGTACATGAAAGAAAATGGCTATCAAGTCCTCACTGCAGCAGATGGTATTGAGGCCTTGCAGATAGTGGAAAAGGAAACGCCAGATTTAATCATATTAGATGTAATGATGCCTAAATTAGATGGCTATGAGCTTTGTCAAGCACTACAAAAGATAACAGATGTGCCTATTCTTTTCTTTAGTTCAAAGCATGAGGATGTTGACAAAATACTTGGCCTCGGAGTAGGCGGTGATGATTTTATTGAAAAGAGTACAAGCCCATCTGTTCTTATCGCAAAAGTAAAAGCGCATTTGAGAAGGTACCGAAACATAGGATTACCAAGGAAACAAAGAGGTTATTCTAATCAGAATACTGACACTATAGAATTCCCGGGGTTGCAAATTAATTTAGATAGTGCAGTAGTCAAACTTTATGATAAACCGTTACACCTATCAGCGAAGGAGTTTCAAATTCTATGCTTGCTAGCACAGAACCCTGAGAAAGTCTTTAGTGTTGAGAAGATTTTTGAACTGATTTGGGATGAGAATCACTTTGGAGATTACAGGACTGTGATGGTTCATATCAGCAATCTAAGAAAAAAATTAGAGAATAACCATGGTAAAGTCATATATATTGAAACAGTACGCGGCATTGGATACAAATTTAAAGCGTAA
- a CDS encoding diguanylate cyclase: MCRLFEKLFINMCVLFTLIFVYVQIRAKFNIKSKKQIVSLVYDGIAGGILGIVLMYFSIQVADVAKVDLRYLPVMLILIFIGTYPALACAVIIIIGRLSYGINESSIASIVIMILAFLAFVVIKNVTREGTGLYSKSLYMILTYNLIFSIISVFIIGDFQRIHLLFINFWCVSFIGGLVSVWFIDYQRKSNELLKRYQEEAAIDFLTGLNNVRKFNQVWSTLLTNAKQKNERLSLLIIDIDYFKSVNDTYGHPAGDKVLIELGDVLTNSTRSFDVVSRNGGEEFSVILPDCPNHQAVDIAERIRKSVESHLFEISATEIIQITVSIGVATYPINEALVDIADQRLYEAKRLGRNRVCY, translated from the coding sequence GTGTGTAGATTGTTTGAAAAGCTTTTTATAAATATGTGTGTGTTATTTACGTTGATTTTTGTCTATGTTCAGATAAGGGCGAAGTTTAATATAAAGTCAAAGAAACAAATTGTATCATTAGTTTATGATGGAATTGCTGGTGGGATATTAGGAATTGTCTTAATGTATTTTTCTATTCAAGTAGCCGATGTAGCGAAAGTCGATTTACGCTATTTGCCTGTGATGCTGATCTTGATTTTCATAGGAACATATCCTGCACTGGCTTGTGCTGTAATTATTATTATTGGAAGATTAAGCTATGGTATTAATGAATCATCAATAGCAAGCATCGTTATTATGATACTTGCTTTCCTGGCTTTTGTTGTTATTAAAAATGTAACGAGAGAAGGAACTGGTCTATATAGCAAGAGTTTATATATGATTTTAACTTATAATCTTATTTTTTCAATAATAAGTGTATTTATTATTGGAGATTTTCAAAGAATACATTTGTTGTTTATCAATTTCTGGTGTGTTTCCTTCATTGGAGGATTGGTAAGTGTCTGGTTTATTGATTATCAGAGGAAATCAAACGAACTACTCAAAAGATATCAAGAAGAAGCAGCTATTGATTTTTTGACTGGATTGAATAATGTTCGTAAGTTTAATCAAGTGTGGAGTACTCTGTTAACAAATGCTAAGCAAAAAAACGAGAGATTATCATTGTTGATTATTGACATTGATTATTTTAAATCAGTGAATGATACATATGGCCATCCTGCGGGGGATAAGGTATTAATTGAATTAGGAGATGTATTAACAAATTCAACAAGGTCGTTTGATGTTGTGTCAAGAAATGGCGGAGAAGAATTTTCAGTGATATTACCTGATTGCCCTAACCACCAGGCTGTTGACATTGCAGAACGTATACGAAAATCTGTAGAAAGCCATCTGTTTGAAATTTCCGCAACAGAAATCATCCAAATCACAGTTTCCATTGGTGTAGCTACATACCCCATTAATGAAGCGCTTGTGGATATAGCCGATCAACGCTTATATGAAGCAAAGCGGCTTGGCAGAAATCGCGTTTGCTATTAG
- a CDS encoding histidine kinase N-terminal 7TM domain-containing diguanylate cyclase yields MTSPIAAFIALVCLSGVLNLCLSIYVFSKRHLYTNIAYFFIVYTVIITIYCFASAFGLLSTTLAQMKFWTFIQYIGIAFAPPIGLLFTMKYLDRNMNPKTYFTFLLIPFITLMMVDTNDFHHAHYRVLEIDSELGLPYFYQEIGPWYIVHGIYTFGCMFVAFSLLLLQWKETKEYIPQLIALLFGQLVPMVAAFFYLVGITPAGVDPVPMVLWLSSFLYLWAINSSRLFSLLPIAKNTIFNSINDGVVVLDSFNRLVEYNTAFRKMLPELDKSLFGDHFTEIWSRAFNDRFPLDLTGRTDTKEIKLKQTHADSIYQVSTTPLKDEKNTKALVIVFTDITDIKELQLKLEYQAYYDDLTQIWNRRAFFQRTEKELEKARNQGVPYLIIYVDHFKSVNDTYGHDVGDQALRHVASVCKLSIGEGSQFARYGGEEFVVAFVELSLSEGKKTAEKIRANMEQTPLITSKRVIPLTLSIGVAVTSMQGQESLQELLKQADQALYNAKQQGRNQVQAFAPAAKVFI; encoded by the coding sequence GTGACTTCTCCAATAGCAGCATTTATTGCCTTGGTCTGTTTATCGGGTGTACTAAATTTGTGTCTTAGCATTTATGTATTTAGCAAGCGTCATTTGTATACAAATATTGCATATTTTTTTATTGTGTATACCGTTATTATTACAATTTATTGTTTTGCCTCTGCTTTTGGCTTGTTATCCACGACATTAGCACAAATGAAATTCTGGACGTTCATTCAATACATAGGTATCGCATTTGCTCCGCCAATAGGTTTATTGTTTACTATGAAATATCTGGACAGGAATATGAATCCTAAAACCTATTTTACTTTCCTTCTTATTCCCTTTATTACGCTTATGATGGTTGATACGAATGATTTTCACCATGCTCATTATCGAGTGCTTGAAATCGATTCAGAATTAGGTTTGCCATACTTTTATCAAGAAATAGGCCCGTGGTATATCGTGCACGGTATTTATACATTTGGTTGTATGTTTGTTGCTTTTTCTCTGCTTCTATTGCAATGGAAGGAAACAAAGGAATACATACCGCAATTGATTGCCTTACTGTTTGGCCAATTAGTACCTATGGTCGCAGCTTTTTTTTATTTGGTCGGTATAACGCCAGCGGGTGTTGATCCAGTCCCAATGGTATTATGGCTTTCGTCCTTTCTTTATTTATGGGCTATTAATTCTTCCAGGCTATTTTCTCTTCTGCCGATTGCTAAAAATACAATTTTTAATAGTATTAATGATGGTGTAGTAGTATTAGATTCGTTTAACCGGTTAGTCGAATATAATACTGCCTTCAGGAAAATGCTTCCTGAGCTGGACAAGTCTTTGTTCGGGGATCATTTTACAGAAATTTGGTCTAGAGCCTTCAATGATCGATTTCCATTAGATTTGACAGGTAGGACTGATACTAAAGAAATCAAGTTGAAACAAACGCACGCTGATAGTATTTATCAGGTGAGCACTACTCCTCTGAAAGATGAAAAAAATACAAAAGCGCTAGTAATTGTCTTTACTGATATAACAGATATAAAGGAACTACAGTTAAAATTGGAGTATCAAGCTTATTACGATGATCTAACACAAATTTGGAATAGGCGTGCTTTTTTTCAAAGAACTGAGAAGGAATTAGAGAAGGCAAGAAACCAAGGAGTCCCATACTTAATTATATATGTGGATCACTTCAAAAGTGTAAATGATACATATGGACATGACGTAGGTGATCAGGCGTTACGCCATGTGGCAAGCGTTTGTAAATTGTCAATAGGGGAAGGAAGTCAGTTTGCTCGTTATGGTGGGGAAGAATTTGTTGTGGCCTTCGTGGAATTATCATTGTCTGAAGGAAAAAAGACAGCAGAAAAAATCCGAGCAAATATGGAACAAACGCCACTTATAACTTCTAAGCGTGTCATTCCGCTTACTCTAAGCATCGGTGTTGCAGTAACATCCATGCAAGGTCAGGAAAGTTTACAGGAGCTTCTGAAACAAGCAGATCAGGCTCTATACAATGCAAAGCAGCAAGGACGAAATCAGGTACAAGCATTTGCTCCGGCAGCAAAGGTGTTCATTTAA
- a CDS encoding AraC family transcriptional regulator: MLFAQSSYFMSVFPPFIGFICYNLIKNDSQLRERRISTVHEIKQFDHSIYSFMLNRLEWIKKDNHYRLRFTWCNHYLLLYIAKGEGFLYINEEKIAVNQKEVYLCKPGDTYALHLTSEIELYAFHFEVSGEPWQRMNTIIRLQAIDPVWSYCNQLHSMSEPNSELENFRMQIVFQELFYFILSSEKGASENRVLEAKKYMDLYYDKTIQIEQLARIAQVSEHYFVDLFTKQYGLSPIKYLHQQRLAEAKRLLIQSDARSRDIAKKIGINDEYYFSRWFKKKTGMSPSAFRSTHKTYIAVSQREFMGQLLALDIVPYAAPLHPKWTPFYYEHYRTDIPVHLSAYKIDQHHHANMEKMQQYRPEIIITNQSDSSQLDNKQHGKTKMLCIEEESTWRMQLQEIAAFLKKEDRAAKWLRSFDRKKNKLKKDLQNNYSDASFLFLRKFKQSFYLTSSRSVSELFFEELGMRSAYGQQPVHEQEIQLKEIVQMNPDHIMLMICQEQETLYDWKQLQHSMDWMKIKAVNNDNVYCIATDPWFEYSAVAHDRMLQKIRDLLIEFCPNDDK; encoded by the coding sequence ATGCTATTTGCACAATCTTCTTATTTTATGTCTGTTTTTCCACCATTTATCGGTTTTATATGTTATAATTTAATTAAGAATGATTCTCAATTGAGAGAAAGAAGGATATCAACTGTGCATGAAATCAAACAATTTGATCACTCCATATATTCATTTATGTTAAACCGGTTGGAATGGATTAAAAAAGATAACCATTACCGACTACGATTTACATGGTGTAATCACTATCTATTACTATATATTGCAAAAGGTGAAGGATTTCTTTATATAAATGAAGAGAAAATAGCTGTAAATCAGAAGGAAGTCTATCTTTGTAAGCCTGGTGATACATATGCACTTCATTTAACATCAGAAATTGAATTATATGCATTTCATTTCGAAGTATCAGGTGAACCATGGCAACGCATGAATACAATTATCAGATTGCAGGCGATAGACCCGGTATGGAGCTATTGTAATCAGCTGCATTCCATGAGTGAGCCTAACAGTGAATTAGAGAATTTCCGTATGCAGATTGTTTTCCAGGAGCTGTTCTATTTTATATTAAGTTCCGAGAAAGGTGCCTCTGAGAACAGAGTATTAGAGGCGAAAAAATATATGGATCTTTATTACGATAAAACGATTCAAATCGAGCAATTAGCTCGCATCGCCCAAGTAAGTGAGCATTATTTTGTCGATTTATTCACGAAACAGTATGGATTAAGTCCGATAAAATATTTACACCAGCAAAGACTGGCCGAAGCCAAAAGACTGCTCATACAATCAGATGCCAGATCAAGAGATATTGCGAAAAAAATAGGAATAAATGATGAATATTATTTCAGCAGATGGTTTAAAAAGAAGACCGGTATGTCGCCCAGCGCTTTTCGCAGCACTCACAAGACCTATATTGCAGTTAGCCAACGAGAATTCATGGGACAATTATTGGCGTTAGACATTGTACCTTATGCAGCCCCGTTACATCCGAAATGGACGCCTTTTTATTATGAGCATTATCGGACAGATATACCTGTCCACTTAAGCGCTTATAAAATCGATCAGCACCATCATGCTAATATGGAAAAAATGCAGCAATATCGACCTGAAATTATAATTACTAATCAGTCTGACAGCAGCCAATTAGATAATAAGCAGCATGGGAAGACGAAAATGCTGTGTATAGAAGAGGAGTCAACTTGGCGAATGCAACTTCAGGAAATAGCAGCATTTTTAAAGAAAGAAGATAGAGCTGCTAAGTGGCTGCGCAGCTTCGACCGAAAAAAGAATAAATTAAAAAAGGATTTACAGAACAACTATTCAGATGCGTCCTTTTTATTTTTGCGTAAATTCAAGCAATCCTTTTACCTGACCTCGAGTCGATCGGTGTCGGAGCTTTTCTTTGAGGAGCTTGGAATGCGGTCAGCTTATGGTCAGCAACCGGTACATGAACAGGAAATTCAGCTCAAGGAAATAGTACAAATGAATCCAGATCATATTATGTTAATGATCTGTCAGGAGCAGGAGACGTTATATGATTGGAAACAGCTGCAGCATTCGATGGACTGGATGAAAATAAAAGCAGTGAATAACGATAATGTGTACTGTATCGCAACAGATCCTTGGTTTGAGTATTCAGCAGTCGCGCATGATCGTATGCTTCAAAAAATACGTGATCTACTAATAGAATTTTGTCCAAATGACGATAAGTAA